From Bacteroidota bacterium, a single genomic window includes:
- a CDS encoding enoyl-CoA hydratase/isomerase family protein, translating into MEGKVSVKIENGIARVAFFHPQSNSLPGQLLRQLAQAIVDTGANNEARVIILESEGDKTFCAGASFDELISIQDKEAGLAFFSGFAMVINAMRMAPKFVIARVQGKAVGGGVGLACAADYTFATNASSVKLSELAVGIGPFVVGPAVERKIGTAAFCELSINAAEWRDAAWAYQRGMYAHLFDSIAEMDASIDKLACTLAASNPEAMMMLKKIFWQGTENWDTLLTERAGMSGHLVLSDFTRNAINKFKAK; encoded by the coding sequence ATGGAAGGAAAAGTATCAGTTAAAATTGAAAATGGAATAGCACGAGTTGCATTCTTTCATCCCCAAAGCAATTCATTGCCGGGTCAATTACTGCGGCAACTAGCTCAAGCTATAGTGGATACAGGAGCGAATAACGAGGCACGCGTTATCATATTGGAAAGCGAAGGAGATAAAACATTTTGTGCAGGCGCCTCGTTTGATGAGCTAATTTCTATTCAGGATAAAGAAGCCGGGCTTGCCTTTTTTTCAGGCTTTGCCATGGTGATAAATGCCATGCGCATGGCCCCTAAGTTTGTTATTGCACGTGTGCAAGGTAAGGCAGTAGGTGGAGGCGTAGGGCTTGCCTGTGCTGCCGATTATACTTTTGCTACCAATGCATCATCAGTAAAACTTAGCGAACTTGCAGTTGGCATAGGCCCCTTTGTTGTTGGCCCTGCCGTTGAACGTAAAATTGGCACTGCAGCATTTTGCGAACTCTCCATTAACGCAGCCGAATGGCGCGATGCTGCATGGGCATATCAACGTGGCATGTACGCTCACCTGTTTGATTCCATTGCAGAAATGGATGCAAGCATTGATAAACTTGCCTGCACACTGGCCGCTTCGAATCCCGAAGCTATGATGATGCTGAAAAAAATATTTTGGCAAGGAACCGAAAACTGGGACACGCTGCTTACTGAACGTGCCGGTATGAGTGGACACCTGGTGTTGAGCGACTTTACGCGAAATGCCATCAATAAGTTTAAAGCAAAGTAA